Within Quercus lobata isolate SW786 chromosome 5, ValleyOak3.0 Primary Assembly, whole genome shotgun sequence, the genomic segment TTTTAGCTTTGATAAATCCAGTTTGAAGTTTTAGAAACGCTATATTATGGTAGATATATAGAACACAATGCTGTTATAGAATACATGTAACATATGTCTTTCTTAGAACATCCAGAAGGATGGTATAAATCACTGAATTGGTTAATTATTTAGCTAATTATGGAAAGAAGGAACTCAGTTTGTATTAATTGGTGGTTAATATGGTCATAAGTTTGTATATAACTCAAATTTCCTCTCCCAACTTCTGTACATATTAGATCAATTGTAGCATTAAGAtcaatttatatcaaaattcaTGAAATATCAGATCAATTGTAGCATTAAAATCAATTTATACCAAAATTCATGAATATgtaattttatgttttggaaGATTAAAGGAAATTATGTTTTCATGCAGTCAAATAGATATCTCTTACAATAATTTTTCTGAAAGCTCTGCGCCAACCACTTGTCTAGACACCATGTAAGAAACTTTTTCCTCTAAAAATCAACCTACTTGAGCTTTCAACACTTTGCTTTATtcatttacttctttttcttttctctctttcattttttttttttttttttggttggttgtgTGGAAAGTAACTCATTTGTTATTCAACAGAAATTTGTTCAGAAGCTTTTCTAGACAGGACAACTCGTAAGCTTCTAATTTATTTAACTTCTAAGGAGAGCAGTTTTTATAATCTTATttataatttccatttttttaaatatgctaattcttcttccttttgctTCATTTTAATCTAGAATTCTTACGGAATGTCTGAAGAATAATCCATGTTCAAAAGGTAAATATATGCTAGAATCAAACCAGCATTTAGATGCTTCAATTATCAATATCACACCTTACTCATCAAtgattttttatcaataaaacaaagattaaattattattgataattGAATATCTcctgttttgtttgattgtatCTGATTACTTTGGTGCTCTCTAGATCAGTATTCTTTGAATATAAATTGTGGTGGAAAAGCAACCACCATTGGAAATGTCAAATATGAAGCAGATTTAGAGCTAGGAGGTGCAGCAAAATTTGTTCGCATGATGACAGATGATAGTTGGGGCTTTAGTAGCACTGGAGATTTTTGGGATGTTTGGAGTAGCTCACATGACTACATAGCAACAAATGAATCTGTACTCAAAATGAATGACTCTGAATTGTACATGGATGCACGCCTCTCTCCTCTATCTCTCACATATTATGCACGCTGTTTGGCTAATGGAAATTATACCGTGAAACTTCACTTTGTTGAGATTATATTTAGAGACAACAGATCCTTTTTCAGTGTTGGAAGACGGATGTTTGATGTTTATATCCAGGTACTCAAAGTCAGTCAGATCATTTTTCTTCCCTAAATGCTATAGACGATAATTTAACCTAAATACTTTGTTGTAGGAAGAACTGGTGCTGAAggattttgatattgaaaagGAAGCACAAGGAGTTGACAAAACAGTTGTCAGGAACTTTACAGCATTTGTTGAGAATAAAATTTTGGAGATCCGCTTTCACTGGTCTGGGAAAGGGACAACGGATGTCCCAAAGAGAGGAACATATGGTCCTCTTATATCAGCTATCTCCATAGATGCTGGTAAGTACAAAAGTTGTATGTTCTGTATTCCTTCTTTTACATGGTCAGGCATTTTCTCACTCTCACTCCCACTCTttcatttttgagttttgaatgtTTCTATATCCAAAACTGCTGGATGCAAAGTAAAATACTTGAAACAATGTTAATGCACAGCTGGGTGGAAGACatacaaagattttttttttttttttccctttttcctctCTAATTCCATTTTTTATTACCTAACCTGTGTTTTGAACCATATAATAGTATCTGGTTTTATCTTCTCAAATAGTATCTGGTTTTACACTAGATCCACCTATGTGTATGCCTTTACAGTACAATGTACAAAACCGAATGCAGTTTTACAATcactattctttgctactttccTTCTATGTAGATTTCAACCCTCCTGATgatagaaaaaagaagatacTCATCACAGTTGGAACTGTAGTTTTGGTGTCAAGCCTTATCCTCCTGATTTTAGGAATTCTTCGGTGGAAGGGATGTTTGGGAGGCAGGACATCAAGGGAACAAGGTAACTTAGTTTTGATATCATTGACTAGTCAGAATACTAGTGAAGCAGTCTTGTAAATTTTTAAGATGTATTCTAATATCTGAAACTTGTTCCATACAGAACTGAGAGGCCTAGATCTGCAAACGGGTTTTTTTACATTCAGGCAAATTAAAGCTGCCACCAACAATTTTGATGCTGCAAACAAGTTAGGGCAAGGTGGCTTTGGAGCTGTATACAAGGTAATCTATGGTCTTCTATCTTTGcatgaatgcatttaatacctTTTTCTATTATTCCCTTTGCATTTTCACTGGTCCAGATAGACCTCATACATAACCAATAATGCAAATTATACTGTCAATGCAGGGTACTTTATTAGATGGTACCATAATTGCAGTTAAGCAACTTTCTTCTAAATCAAAGCAAGGGAATCGTGAATTTGTGAATGAAATAGGCATGATTTCTGGATTACAACATCCAAATCTTGTTAGACTGTATGGATGCTGTGTTGAACGAAATCAGTTATTGTTGGTATATGAATACATGGAAAACAATAGCCTTGAACACGCTTTATTTGGTAAGCTTAATCTTTCATCTTtggcatattattattttgacttGAAAAGAGTAGGAGTCAATTTCCATGAATCATATAGGACCTATAGGTTGAACTaaaaatttggatattattGATTGAGCTATCTGCATTGCTGGTCCAGAGGAAAGCCGACTGAAATTGGACTGGCctacaaggaaaaaaatatgtCTTGGCATAGCAAGAGGTCTGACTTTCTTGCATGAGGAATCACCCCTGAAAATTGTTCATAGGGACATCAAGACTAGCAATATACTACTGGATGGGGACCTTAATCCTAAGATTTCTGACTTTGGGTTGGCCAAGCTTTATGAAGAGGAGAACAGCCACATTAGCACCCGAGTTGCAGGAACTGTGTGAGCtacctttttttcttccttcattctgaacttagatttttcttgtgttcttttttcGACAAATATGAATCTTAATGGCTCTAATTTCAAGTTGCTTTCCTAAAAGAAAATCAGAATAAGACAGCAATTGAAGTCTCCATAAACAAGTTCGTATACACAGTACTATGGGAAAGTCCCCACTTTAAGTATTAGTAGGAGCTTTATTTATATTAGCCATCTGCATTTGCTACCCAATTGTCCTCCTATTTAGTATTCCTGCTTTACAAATCATTTACATGATAGATATAGAAAAAACCTGCAAAGTTAGTTTACCTTAATTTTATATGTATCGAAGCAACATCTCAAACTTCTCATCAAATAGAAACTGCAGAATAAAACAGAAGGATGAGAAATTTCtgttttattcaaaaattaaatttcatatgttGAATGCTACCtctaaattttacctttttataCAAGGATTAAGCAATATagagaaattttaatttatattctgCTTTCCTGTATGGCTAATGGTGCATGACTACATCAATTATCAACTTGCAAAGTGGCAATATCCGTAATAGGTCGAGAAATAGAGTCACCCCCCTTCCCCTCACTCTCTCAACCACCCAATCAACACTAAGTGTAGTTTTTCAAGGCTTGCAATTGTTAACAGTACAAATCTTGTTTTAGGTGAAGTTTATTTCATGTGGAACAAATTTGTGACTAAATAATGCTAGCTTTTTTTAATGGCATTATTGCTTGCcaaaatggaaataaaattattatgatagGAAATCTAGTTACCTAAAACTATTTTGTCATGGATTTGTTTGTTAGAGAAGCTTGTAACCTCATTCAAGTGAAACCTTACAAATTGAATGATCTTTCTGTGCAGAGGATACATGGCGCCAGAATATGCATTATGGGGATATTTAACATATAAAGCAGATGTATATAGTTTTGGGATTGTTGCATTGGAAATTGTTGCTGGGAAGAACAACATGAAATATCgaccaaatgaaaattttgtatgcCTTCTAGATTGGGTAAGATAgatcatcaaaattttcttataattgaaACTAAAAGCAGCTTTGAGACCCAGTCACTTTTTTTGGGACTTCTTTATTTGGCCTTGTATTGTGCGTTTATATACCAATCCAGATTTAAGTGCCATTTTGCACAAGACTTATCTTCATTGAAACCAAATAACATTTACTGAGTTCTGATTAAAACATTTAAAGAGCTAAGCATTCCATATatacaattttctttctttttttaaaaaaaaaatttattttttggtgggtAGATGGGTGACCTGAATAATGATATAAAACGAAAATGTTAAATTGAGTTAGTGATGGCAATATAAGAATAACATGAATCTagcacaaatttcacttttattttcattataagTCTTTTTAGATAtagtttctttttaataataatttttttgtatttggctTCAGTAAATTATTACCTTATCGTTTAAGATTTGTATTGTTTTGCCCAATATATAATGctaattaatttcttctttccattttcttctATATTCTTTTACAGGCCCTTGTTTCACAACAAAAGGGGAATTTGATGGATTTAGTGGATCCAGACTTAAAATCTAATTTCAGTAAAGAAGAGGCAGTAAAAATTATGAAAGTAGCTCTATTATGCACTAATCCATCACCAACACTTCGGCCTACCATGTCTGCCGTAGTAAGCATGCTTGAAGGCCAAACTGCTGTTCATGAGCTGATCATGGATCCAAGTATTTATGGTGATGATTTGAGATTTAAGGCTCTGAGAGAATACTTTGATCAGATCATGGGACAAGGCTCAGATGACACCCAGAGTCATATTCATTCATCTGATGCAACATGGATTGGCTCTTCCACTACATTATCGAGTCAATCTTAATTCTAGGTTTGTTAACCATTACATTGCCCGTCATGATGAAAAATTCttgtctaatgataaagaaaatattttgaatccCCTGGTTGCAAAATATGTGTTTCATAAAGCTTCTTGTATATTCTTGTCAActtaggaaaaaagaagaagaaaatttaagaaaataagcTGTGAAATGAAGCTGAATATATATTTGAGTAGAAATTGCCCCTTTACATGATTAAAACATTTAATATGGCAGTTCATGCACTGCTTCTGTGGCTTATCCTTCTAAAAGTGTTATCTTGGTACTAACTGTTAGGTCAAAGTAGAAGTTATATACAAAATTGCATAAAGTTTTGCATTACAATGTTCAACCAATCACATTGGTTCTACCACATTGAATTTATAACTGTGGTAGTACAATTGGCACTGCTATTTGATAACATCCATGATTTCTGGGTTAATGGATGTTTTCCTTTGTATGCTTCTGAGAAGtttgaggaaaagaaaaatgtgctCTGCTGCATGGGGGGTTGCTCACTCATACAGCAACAGTTTTAGTCAACATGTAGCTAGTGATAGTAGTGCCCCTTTTGGCATAAATCTTGTGTTGAGTCTGTTGACCGTGTAAATTGGCCAATGTACTAAACATTGTTAGCATTGAAATACCTGGccactacatttttttttttttttttccttaaaatgcAAAATATGAAATGACTGAGATCCATATGAAATCCCAAACCCAGAAATCTATTCAATTTTAAGGTCTTGTAAGCTCAAACTCTAAATTTGGTTAGCAAATCACTGTCTTTACCTTCATACCATTAAGTGAGTCTAAACAAAGTTGACAATCAATGTATTAAGATTGCTAATTCTAAATTTTTGCTCCTTAATTTCCATGGGTAGAAACATCCAAGATTGTTTCAACCATACAAAACCAAAAGGAAGTTCTTCAAGAGGGCATAGGTTGATTCAGTGGGGGGGAAAGATTGAATCAACGAGTTATTATGATTTAGGTTAAAGCTTGATTGATTTAGATTAAGGCATGATTTAAATGTAACGTAGTTTCAGTTTGTTCCCATCAATAGGTAATTAATCATTTTGCTTGGTTGCCTTTAACTGTTCAACATCCCGTAGCTATAGTCATAAGCCACTACCTGATTCCAAGGAAATGATCCTCTATTTCACAGACTTCACCTCATCTACCTGATTATTGCAAATGACCATAACCAATCATTtcattcttctattttttttatatatatatatatatatatatattaataatcaCAGAATGCATTATAAGAAGCTAATTTTCTCAGAATGCTTCTTAGTATTCTGAGGATTTCTTCAGTACTCTAAACATATAAGTTGGTTGGGTAATCTTGAATTACAGAGAACTCTTAGATATGAAGAAATTAAAACTGCTAAGTAGGTTCATGAAATTAAAATTGGTTCTCCCCACtaacaaaaagataataaaCTTACACCGTTTCAAGTGAAGCAAACCAAATACAtagaaaggaaaacaaaaccaaatacaTATATTACAAACTACTTTGTTAACATGAAAGCATAgcaattatttaaataacatagCAAACACCCTAATCATTATAGGTACCGATCTTGTCCATGATCTTGGCAACCACTTCTTTGGACTTTTTGAGCAGCTGTATACTCTTGTTTATTTTCTGTCGCTTTGAAGCAACTGCAGGTGACTCCTCGAGCATCCTTTCAATCCCACCACCAGGTCCCATTAACTCATTAACAATCTCTGCTTCAAACTCTTTGTTCACCAAGTTTCCAATACTGAGCAGTAAATGTAGAGCCATACAGTCAACCAATCTCTTTAACACAATCTTCCAATAAGCTGTCATTCTCATCTTCAAATCAAAAGCCTGTTGTAGAACATGAGAATATTTCTTTAGATGACTAACGTCAATCTCACCGAAACCTTCAAGCCTTATTATTGAAGGCCAATCTACATTAGTCAAGACGTACGTCATGAAGGCATCTTGTTGAACCATTAATTTATTCCAATCCGATAAGTACTCTGGATTACAAGTATAATCCGTCTGCTTCTCCATTTCAATGATTTCCATGACCCAGTTGATAGAGCGCTCTTTCATCTTGGCTATAAGATTATGTCCAGCACGCCTGAAAGACAGCTGAAGCTGGTAATAGTGTTCAGAGTGGTGCATCATGACAGAAATAACAATTTCCTCAACATAACTCCAGACCTTCTCAGCAAAAATAGTTGGAATGCTAGATATGCCTTTCACCCTTTTCTGTAGGATAGTAAGGAAGGCAGAGCGGGGAAGAAAATTCGGCAGTCCAATACCCTTGGTTTCCTCCAAAACCATAATCTCCTCCATCAAAAATTTCTCTGCAGGGTCACTTTCAGCATGCTTGTGAAGTTCATCGGAGAATTGGTTGAACATTTCAACCAACCGAGCAGTGCAATGCATGTTTTGCTCATCTGGGTATTCATCATATTCTCCTCTCACAAGAATTTTCCTTAATGATTCTTTGGCTAATCCAATAATCTGCATGAAAGCTGTCATTGCCTCAGTAAGAGATGACATCTTCTGGGGCATTCTTTTCGCCTCAGCAACGTTCAAGTTCAACTTGTCATTAATGCTCTTCACAATAGCTGGCAAATTTCTAGCTATACTAGCTGCTTGAATTTGCACCAGTTTTTGTGCCAGAACAGGAATCCCCACAATAGAtttatcaatcttggaaagcaGAGGATGTGATTCAAAAAGTCTAGCCTCTTCCACTCGCGCCTCTTCATAAGATTCTTCTCCTATCCGATTCCTAACGCAGACATAGCCAAGCCCAATATTGACATCATCAGCAGTAACCTTCTCAAGAAGGCCTTCAGGAGACTTGTCAGACTTAGTAACAACAGCAAGAGTCCGTCCACCAGTCTTGTCCACCATCTGTGACATCCTGATAGATTCACAAGTGGTGAAATCCACTGTTGCAGATAGAACATTGAGTATAATACTCTCTTCAGGAGTGATATACTCCATGATAATATCTTTTATCTGGTCATAGATGTTTTCAGGCTGACCATGGACTGGCACTCTAGTAATTCCAGGAAGATCAACCATAGTTAAATCAGGCACACCATTTTTTCTCACCTCCAATGTCAAAGGAGCGTTGGAAATCCCCTTCCCGAACCCGGCAATCTCCTCTGTGGCAAGATTTATAGCCTCAGAAACATGTTCTTCATCGGTTCGAACAACTTTACCATTGAACTCCAAGGAAAGATCAGGTTCAGGAGTTGGCTGGTGCATGAGCCTCATTATGAGAGGCACCCTTGTGCAAATTCCCTGGCCACGGGGAAGGTTGATACCGGCAAGTGATTCAAGAACACTTGACTTTCCTGAGGACTGGTCCCCAACCACGACAATGGTGGGGAGCTGAATGCCTTCTCTTGTGATCATAAGGTGACGGAGGCTGTCAACTGTGTCGAGGAGTGGGCGAATACGATCATTGTAGGATGAAATGATGGGTGCATCTTGGACTGCTTGAGCTACTACAAGTGAGCTTTCTTCTCCCATGTTTTAATAGAAAGGAGCAAAACTTAGAgcaaaaatgcaagagaaagCTAGAGAGAGATATAGTGTATGTGTTATGGAGAACAATGGTATGTGATGCATAAGAGTGAACTAGGATGGAGTATTTTTATAGACTGGTCTCATTCATTAAAAGATGGGGAAAGTAAAGAAATGTGGGGTCTTAATTACCTTCTTCTGGTGGAAAGGGTGAAAGAGTGGAGTCAATGTCTGCTGGATCACGGATCACTGTGACTTAGAAACTTAGTTCACAAGTTTTAAACGTATAAATTACCTAGAGGTATTTGGTACTAACACATGTGTTGAAaacatgtgtgaaaatacatgtgcgcgaaaaatgtgtaaaaatatgtatattgttgtttaa encodes:
- the LOC115991508 gene encoding dynamin-related protein 4C-like, with the protein product MGEESSLVVAQAVQDAPIISSYNDRIRPLLDTVDSLRHLMITREGIQLPTIVVVGDQSSGKSSVLESLAGINLPRGQGICTRVPLIMRLMHQPTPEPDLSLEFNGKVVRTDEEHVSEAINLATEEIAGFGKGISNAPLTLEVRKNGVPDLTMVDLPGITRVPVHGQPENIYDQIKDIIMEYITPEESIILNVLSATVDFTTCESIRMSQMVDKTGGRTLAVVTKSDKSPEGLLEKVTADDVNIGLGYVCVRNRIGEESYEEARVEEARLFESHPLLSKIDKSIVGIPVLAQKLVQIQAASIARNLPAIVKSINDKLNLNVAEAKRMPQKMSSLTEAMTAFMQIIGLAKESLRKILVRGEYDEYPDEQNMHCTARLVEMFNQFSDELHKHAESDPAEKFLMEEIMVLEETKGIGLPNFLPRSAFLTILQKRVKGISSIPTIFAEKVWSYVEEIVISVMMHHSEHYYQLQLSFRRAGHNLIAKMKERSINWVMEIIEMEKQTDYTCNPEYLSDWNKLMVQQDAFMTYVLTNVDWPSIIRLEGFGEIDVSHLKKYSHVLQQAFDLKMRMTAYWKIVLKRLVDCMALHLLLSIGNLVNKEFEAEIVNELMGPGGGIERMLEESPAVASKRQKINKSIQLLKKSKEVVAKIMDKIGTYND
- the LOC115991507 gene encoding probable LRR receptor-like serine/threonine-protein kinase At1g07650, with the translated sequence MAKLAYIPVTMFSLIVFVIVFMCTGANEVEAQATGSLPDNEVEALQEIATQLGKKDWNFKVNPCNDSSWITPFSSQRQLYNNSVICNCSNTGGVCHVVSIFLKGQDLDGILPPSLVKLPNLKEIDLNRNYLRGMIPREWASMKLEYLSISTNNLSGRIDYLANITTLRALSIESNLFSGPVPPGLANLVDLEILILNANNLTGELPVALTSLTKLREVRISSNNFTGRMPDSFQSWKQLQKLEIQASGLEGPIPPSISVLSNLTVLRISDLHGVGSLFPNLRNMGGLIRLMLRSCNISGQIPEYISGMTQLKILDLSFNRLDGNIPNLEVLTSLDTIYLTKNLLSGPIPDWIKGRDSRYQIDISYNNFSESSAPTTCLDTINLFRSFSRQDNSILTECLKNNPCSKDQYSLNINCGGKATTIGNVKYEADLELGGAAKFVRMMTDDSWGFSSTGDFWDVWSSSHDYIATNESVLKMNDSELYMDARLSPLSLTYYARCLANGNYTVKLHFVEIIFRDNRSFFSVGRRMFDVYIQEELVLKDFDIEKEAQGVDKTVVRNFTAFVENKILEIRFHWSGKGTTDVPKRGTYGPLISAISIDADFNPPDDRKKKILITVGTVVLVSSLILLILGILRWKGCLGGRTSREQELRGLDLQTGFFTFRQIKAATNNFDAANKLGQGGFGAVYKGTLLDGTIIAVKQLSSKSKQGNREFVNEIGMISGLQHPNLVRLYGCCVERNQLLLVYEYMENNSLEHALFEESRLKLDWPTRKKICLGIARGLTFLHEESPLKIVHRDIKTSNILLDGDLNPKISDFGLAKLYEEENSHISTRVAGTVGYMAPEYALWGYLTYKADVYSFGIVALEIVAGKNNMKYRPNENFVCLLDWALVSQQKGNLMDLVDPDLKSNFSKEEAVKIMKVALLCTNPSPTLRPTMSAVVSMLEGQTAVHELIMDPSIYGDDLRFKALREYFDQIMGQGSDDTQSHIHSSDATWIGSSTTLSSQS